A single region of the Myxococcales bacterium genome encodes:
- a CDS encoding serine/threonine-protein phosphatase, whose amino-acid sequence METDRLLSSSLSDVGRTRQENQDACGEFRNALGERLLIVADGMGGHAGGVTASRICVETVARIFESGEGLPGDRLRHGFEEANRAVYAASQADPTLSGMGTTGVALLFDRNGMVTLAWVGDSRAYQYRGGELEQLSGDHSVVADWVRLGTIDEEEAESHPRRNELSRAIGPEPSVEVDLLSFEIEPGDSYLLCSDGLCGYLSKADISAIVGFETPDEAVRLLVDMANVEYDSPDNVTVQIIAVPDDIAKFAVPDKRGTGETRELEFLNAEELNIMADDTNDLGGASSTRKKKMVLVGISVLIVAALLAGFTRHQMNIRLAQEAAEAVAEAERVAQEQALQAKTAADRAAALVAEFEAEAAREEAARLEAARLAELAREEALAREHALALKIAEAKEALARKQAALAAAMLEVEQQEAAEREKLAAEQELLRLEALALAEARAKEAAIQTARAVDAFVASWKQALGRGDFPLYKELGFRESESEFRELYGDGIAGYEIAIVEKRQWEGGFVALRVTETFDPPGAWPGFDSRKTQRDLVLRPTSNGMRFAGDRKE is encoded by the coding sequence ATGGAGACCGATCGACTGCTCAGTTCGTCATTGAGTGATGTTGGGCGAACGCGTCAGGAAAACCAAGACGCGTGCGGTGAGTTTCGCAATGCACTCGGTGAGCGGCTGCTGATTGTCGCGGACGGCATGGGGGGACATGCCGGGGGTGTCACCGCGAGTCGGATTTGTGTCGAGACCGTCGCCCGAATTTTCGAAAGCGGCGAAGGGCTGCCGGGTGACCGGCTGCGTCATGGTTTCGAGGAGGCTAATCGTGCGGTGTACGCTGCTTCGCAAGCGGACCCGACACTGAGCGGCATGGGAACAACCGGAGTCGCGCTGCTCTTTGACCGCAATGGCATGGTGACACTGGCGTGGGTAGGAGATAGTCGCGCATACCAGTACCGAGGTGGGGAACTCGAACAGTTGAGCGGAGATCATTCCGTGGTTGCCGACTGGGTTCGCCTGGGAACGATCGACGAGGAGGAAGCGGAGAGTCACCCACGTCGCAACGAACTTTCGCGTGCGATCGGGCCGGAACCCAGCGTCGAGGTCGATCTTCTCAGCTTTGAGATCGAGCCCGGAGATTCCTATCTCCTCTGCTCGGATGGGCTGTGCGGCTACCTGAGCAAGGCAGATATCTCTGCCATAGTCGGATTCGAAACTCCCGACGAGGCAGTGCGCCTATTGGTTGACATGGCCAATGTCGAGTACGACTCGCCGGACAACGTGACAGTCCAGATCATTGCGGTGCCCGACGATATCGCCAAATTCGCAGTACCGGATAAACGAGGAACTGGGGAAACTCGCGAATTGGAATTTTTGAACGCAGAGGAGTTGAACATCATGGCGGATGACACTAACGACCTTGGTGGCGCGAGCAGCACACGCAAAAAGAAAATGGTGCTGGTAGGCATTTCAGTTCTGATCGTTGCCGCACTGTTGGCGGGCTTCACTCGGCATCAGATGAACATCCGACTCGCTCAGGAGGCCGCCGAAGCTGTGGCCGAGGCCGAGCGTGTAGCCCAGGAGCAAGCCTTGCAGGCCAAAACGGCAGCGGATCGCGCTGCGGCGTTGGTTGCAGAGTTCGAGGCCGAGGCTGCGCGGGAGGAGGCAGCCCGCTTGGAAGCGGCTCGCTTGGCGGAGTTAGCCCGCGAAGAGGCTTTGGCGCGCGAGCACGCGCTGGCTCTCAAGATCGCTGAGGCCAAAGAGGCGCTGGCTCGGAAGCAGGCAGCTTTGGCGGCGGCGATGCTGGAGGTTGAGCAACAGGAGGCTGCCGAACGCGAAAAACTCGCAGCCGAACAGGAACTGCTCCGGCTCGAGGCGCTTGCACTCGCGGAGGCTCGTGCGAAGGAGGCCGCCATCCAGACGGCACGCGCGGTCGACGCGTTCGTAGCCTCATGGAAGCAGGCGCTGGGCCGGGGAGATTTCCCTCTCTACAAGGAGCTGGGTTTCCGCGAGAGCGAGTCTGAGTTTCGCGAACTCTATGGCGACGGCATCGCCGGATATGAAATTGCGATCGTAGAGAAGAGACAGTGGGAGGGGGGGTTTGTGGCGTTGCGTGTGACCGAGACCTTCGATCCTCCCGGGGCCTGGCCGGGTTTCGATTCCAGGAAGACTCAGAGGGACCTGGTGTTGCGTCCGACTTCGAATGGGATGCGCTTTGCGGGCGACCGAAAAGAGTAG
- a CDS encoding protein kinase, whose protein sequence is MGFDVAALRRIGRYPVDHFVAEGGMAWVFRVTDPELFNAPRALKLLKPQAAGGEDYQRFLAEAQILATIQHPNLIHVYDFGQDAGTGCHFYTMDFIEGSTLCDIPPDWLDETDEEEEEDEEESVDVAPVETEIDPNATSFIHVRPAPARVRYTVTDVCEYFCGVLAALARLHRENVVHRDIKPENIFLTHDRIPILGDLGIATGRHSAKISEVGRVPGTPLYMSPEHALGEPTTVRSDVFSLGLSLYTVLSGETVYDQIDDLDATDGQAVLQHLVSLQAEDKEFEFFGHESIPDSVLDVIETACSIKESERFASADDFNNALRDALDGVSGAYAGGIRPLVAAAIALPVLALTGYFAWQVLIEESQIGPTQEDVDKILEVERQNIRDRELAAQRDIDALKDKLERAMKSVGDGASAQRDIDALKAALEEAKKQGEAEAESKAALTAALNEAKIQSEAEKENKAALLIAQKRAKELEDARLSENLRLEEERKIAAKREADARRQLEELRLALLQEKNKPPPVALPPPPAEDLGLRKAMESYESAYESRSIEDLNRVWSMSRFQRVFLEQLFEDCGQIRVLLSFTDSNITGSDAQVDFDENILYNKCNKTKAGSRYSELTALLARRGDEWQIKEIRERNERSKN, encoded by the coding sequence ATGGGTTTCGACGTCGCCGCCCTCCGACGCATCGGTAGGTATCCAGTAGATCACTTCGTCGCCGAAGGCGGGATGGCCTGGGTATTCCGCGTGACTGACCCGGAACTCTTCAATGCGCCACGAGCATTGAAGCTGCTGAAGCCCCAGGCTGCCGGGGGCGAGGACTACCAGCGCTTCCTCGCGGAGGCACAGATCCTCGCAACGATTCAGCATCCGAACCTGATTCACGTCTACGATTTTGGTCAGGATGCCGGGACCGGCTGCCATTTCTACACCATGGACTTTATCGAGGGTTCGACCCTCTGCGACATTCCGCCGGATTGGTTGGATGAAACGGACGAGGAGGAGGAGGAAGACGAAGAGGAAAGCGTCGATGTCGCGCCGGTAGAAACTGAGATCGATCCCAACGCAACGAGCTTCATCCATGTTCGCCCGGCACCTGCCAGAGTTCGATACACGGTGACCGATGTCTGCGAGTACTTTTGCGGTGTGCTCGCAGCCTTGGCCCGGTTGCATCGGGAAAATGTCGTCCATCGAGACATCAAGCCCGAGAACATCTTCCTGACCCACGACCGGATCCCGATTCTCGGCGATCTCGGCATCGCCACGGGAAGACACTCCGCGAAAATTTCCGAGGTTGGCCGCGTTCCGGGTACACCGCTCTACATGTCACCCGAGCACGCACTGGGTGAGCCGACTACGGTTCGAAGTGACGTCTTTTCGTTGGGTCTCTCGCTCTACACCGTGCTGTCCGGTGAGACCGTCTACGATCAGATCGATGATCTCGACGCCACCGACGGGCAAGCGGTCTTGCAGCACCTGGTTTCGCTTCAGGCGGAAGACAAAGAGTTCGAATTCTTCGGTCACGAGTCAATTCCAGACAGTGTGTTGGACGTCATCGAAACCGCGTGCAGCATCAAGGAAAGTGAGCGGTTCGCGAGCGCCGACGACTTTAATAACGCACTGCGAGATGCTCTCGACGGAGTTTCGGGGGCGTACGCGGGAGGGATCCGTCCGCTGGTCGCGGCTGCGATTGCCCTGCCGGTACTTGCGCTGACCGGCTATTTCGCCTGGCAGGTGCTCATCGAGGAAAGTCAGATAGGCCCGACCCAGGAAGACGTGGACAAGATCCTCGAAGTTGAGCGCCAAAACATAAGAGACCGCGAATTGGCAGCCCAGCGGGACATCGATGCGCTGAAGGATAAGCTCGAACGAGCCATGAAATCGGTTGGTGACGGGGCGTCCGCCCAGCGGGACATCGACGCACTGAAGGCCGCGCTTGAAGAGGCCAAGAAGCAAGGCGAGGCTGAGGCAGAGAGCAAGGCGGCCCTGACGGCCGCGCTTAATGAAGCCAAGATTCAAAGCGAGGCTGAGAAAGAGAACAAGGCGGCCCTGCTGATCGCTCAGAAACGTGCGAAGGAGTTGGAGGACGCACGACTGTCCGAGAATCTGCGCCTCGAGGAAGAACGCAAGATCGCCGCGAAACGGGAGGCTGACGCGCGCAGGCAGTTGGAGGAATTAAGGTTGGCGCTCCTGCAAGAGAAGAACAAGCCTCCACCGGTCGCGTTACCTCCGCCTCCGGCCGAGGACCTCGGCCTGCGCAAGGCCATGGAGAGCTATGAATCTGCCTACGAGTCGCGGTCGATCGAAGATCTGAATCGCGTCTGGAGCATGTCACGCTTTCAGCGGGTTTTCCTAGAGCAGCTGTTTGAAGACTGCGGCCAGATACGCGTGCTTCTCAGTTTTACGGACTCGAATATCACAGGCAGCGACGCACAGGTCGACTTTGACGAGAACATTCTGTACAACAAGTGCAACAAAACCAAGGCTGGTTCGCGCTATTCGGAGTTGACCGCCTTGCTGGCTCGTCGTGGCGACGAGTGGCAGATCAAGGAAATTCGGGAACGCAACGAGCGATCAAAGAATTGA
- a CDS encoding ShlB/FhaC/HecB family hemolysin secretion/activation protein, producing the protein MDSSVAWSQAELQTGPEPVIDPAAVETAAGEAATPDNAFAESTAEEVDTSETDGVEGETGDANELVVESPETESLEVVTYHVTRFQLDYLNETPNAPSISFLRRTRIKLGMMELIEWEGNVFVAPEKSEAQVDFRLDEIPADSPTHFTAAALASINRQIVKAVSHEGLGSIIVAPDGEDIGFTTGQDLRAEGNTTLRLTIFLPTIKELQSFATGERIPEVDATNNRAHSRILRESPVQAGELFWPSEVDDYVARLNRHPGRRVIAQLSPSNDKQQLYLDYQITESKPWITYGSISNTGGEQTGRTQARVGFVDLQLTNRDDIFALDYVMNTNGNVRATNGIYQLPLWIDTVRMEVAGSYADYEGTAGEFQSPTDIDGKQARGELNLVYNFFQFEEYFLDVMGGATYEYIETKTKTSGLVTGGTENFLIARLGLRLERKNPKLKLRASTWVDFGTLNHDDSDPMSDFNNLVRLLPDDNPVVLRWDAKLAFFIDGLLADPKNPSPTLAHEFVIRYRGQSTFDKYRLQSHALQIAGGMETVRGYEQGVTAGDSVHLGSLEYRYHVPRIFKPRPATTVFPLIGEFAIAPRGPGERPDWDWVLKVFYDVASIRQTDRQVAEFNDTLQSVGVGTELFIKRNVQLRLDWGIALEDAHCTPLGGGGSLCTIKKHESEINFLASIFY; encoded by the coding sequence ATGGACTCATCCGTTGCCTGGTCACAAGCAGAGTTGCAGACAGGGCCGGAGCCGGTCATCGATCCTGCGGCTGTCGAAACGGCCGCTGGAGAAGCCGCCACGCCCGATAACGCTTTTGCAGAATCCACTGCGGAAGAAGTCGACACTTCCGAAACGGATGGGGTCGAAGGTGAGACGGGCGACGCCAACGAACTGGTTGTTGAATCGCCTGAGACCGAGTCACTCGAGGTTGTCACTTATCACGTAACACGGTTCCAGTTGGACTACTTGAACGAAACGCCCAACGCTCCTTCGATCTCATTTTTGCGTAGGACTCGGATCAAGCTCGGAATGATGGAGTTGATCGAATGGGAGGGCAACGTCTTCGTAGCCCCGGAGAAGTCCGAAGCGCAGGTGGACTTCAGGCTGGACGAAATTCCGGCCGATAGTCCCACCCACTTTACCGCGGCGGCACTGGCCAGCATCAACCGGCAGATCGTCAAGGCGGTATCGCACGAGGGGCTCGGGAGCATCATCGTTGCGCCAGACGGAGAAGACATCGGCTTCACTACGGGACAGGATTTGAGGGCGGAGGGGAATACAACCCTGCGCCTCACAATTTTTCTGCCGACCATCAAGGAACTTCAGAGCTTCGCCACCGGCGAACGAATTCCCGAAGTCGACGCGACGAACAACCGGGCACACTCCCGCATTCTGAGGGAATCGCCGGTGCAGGCGGGGGAGTTGTTCTGGCCGAGCGAGGTGGATGACTACGTTGCGCGACTCAACCGCCACCCGGGACGCCGCGTAATCGCACAACTCTCGCCCTCAAATGACAAACAGCAGCTGTACCTCGACTATCAGATTACGGAATCGAAGCCTTGGATCACTTACGGCTCGATTTCGAATACCGGTGGCGAGCAGACCGGGCGGACGCAGGCACGGGTCGGCTTCGTGGATTTGCAGCTGACTAATCGCGACGACATCTTTGCCCTCGACTATGTGATGAATACCAATGGCAATGTTCGGGCAACCAATGGCATCTATCAGTTGCCTCTCTGGATCGATACCGTACGGATGGAAGTTGCCGGATCGTATGCAGACTACGAAGGAACAGCTGGCGAGTTTCAGAGCCCAACCGATATCGACGGAAAGCAGGCCCGAGGCGAATTGAATCTCGTCTACAACTTCTTCCAGTTCGAAGAATATTTCCTCGACGTGATGGGTGGGGCCACGTACGAATACATTGAGACCAAGACCAAGACCAGCGGCCTGGTTACCGGCGGAACCGAAAACTTCTTGATCGCCCGTCTCGGTCTCAGGTTGGAGCGCAAGAACCCAAAGCTGAAACTTCGAGCCAGTACATGGGTCGATTTCGGAACGCTGAACCACGACGACTCGGACCCGATGTCGGACTTCAACAATCTTGTGCGCCTGTTGCCGGACGACAACCCGGTAGTTCTGCGTTGGGATGCAAAGTTAGCGTTCTTCATCGATGGCCTCCTGGCCGATCCGAAGAACCCGAGCCCAACTCTCGCCCACGAATTTGTCATCCGATACCGGGGGCAGAGCACCTTCGACAAATATCGCCTGCAGTCCCATGCGCTTCAGATTGCCGGCGGGATGGAAACCGTAAGGGGATACGAACAGGGAGTGACGGCGGGGGACTCGGTTCATCTCGGCAGCCTCGAGTACCGCTACCACGTGCCTCGCATCTTCAAACCGCGCCCTGCTACCACCGTTTTTCCCTTGATTGGCGAGTTCGCGATTGCCCCTCGTGGTCCCGGAGAGCGTCCCGATTGGGATTGGGTCCTGAAGGTCTTCTATGACGTGGCCAGCATCCGTCAGACAGATCGTCAGGTGGCCGAGTTCAATGACACCTTGCAGTCGGTTGGCGTTGGGACCGAGTTGTTCATCAAAAGGAATGTTCAGCTGCGCCTCGATTGGGGAATTGCTCTCGAAGACGCTCACTGCACCCCCCTTGGTGGTGGTGGATCCCTGTGCACGATCAAGAAGCACGAATCGGAGATTAATTTTTTGGCGAGCATCTTCTACTGA